A single window of Armatimonadota bacterium DNA harbors:
- the fusA gene encoding elongation factor G translates to MTKVPIGRIRNIGIIAHIDAGKTTTTERILFYTGRVHRLGEVDEGSATMDWMVQERERGITITSAATTCFWRDHRINIIDTPGHVDFTVEVERSLRVLDGAIVILSAVEGVQPQSETVWRQADRYRVPRIVYVNKMDRTGADFLRVVQMVRERLGANAVPVQLPIGAEDGFRGVVDLVRMKSIIYLDDLGTRSDETAIPGDLLDRAREYREKLVEAAAEVSDEVMVAYLEGQPIPEPLLKRALRQGTISGELVPVLAGSSFRNKGVQPLLDAVVDYLPSPLDIGPVRGSNPLTGEVEERPPHEQAPFAALAFKIMTDPYVGKLTYFRVYSGTLKAGSYVFNATKGIRERVSRILQMHANHREDIPEATAGNVVAAVGLRVTTTGDTLCDEAAPILLEAMQFPEPVISVAIEPKTKADADKLAVSLAKLAEEDPTFKVRYDPETGQTIVSGMGELHLEIITDRLLREFKVEARVGRPQVAYKETVRVSARGEGKFIRQTGGRGQYGHVILDIEPLPRGGGFEFVDRTTGGVVPKEFHKAIEQGIREAMETGVLAGYPVVDVRAILVDGSYHEVDSSELAFKIAGSLAFKDAATKAGLVLLEPIMKVEVTTPEAYLGDVLSDLNARRGRIQSMEERAGMRVITALVPLAEMFGYATDLRSMTQGRGSYTMEFSHYEEVPPNVAEGIVRGRPVTARA, encoded by the coding sequence ATGACGAAGGTACCGATCGGACGCATCCGCAACATCGGAATCATCGCCCACATCGACGCGGGGAAGACCACGACCACGGAACGCATCCTGTTCTACACGGGTCGGGTTCACCGCCTGGGCGAGGTCGATGAGGGGTCCGCCACCATGGACTGGATGGTCCAGGAGCGGGAACGCGGGATCACCATCACCTCCGCGGCCACCACCTGCTTCTGGCGGGACCATCGCATCAACATCATCGATACCCCGGGGCACGTGGACTTCACCGTGGAGGTAGAGCGTAGCCTGCGGGTCCTGGACGGGGCCATTGTCATCCTGAGTGCGGTGGAAGGCGTTCAACCCCAGTCGGAGACCGTCTGGCGGCAGGCGGACCGCTACCGGGTGCCCCGCATCGTGTACGTGAACAAGATGGATCGCACGGGCGCGGACTTCCTCCGGGTCGTTCAGATGGTTCGGGAGCGGCTCGGGGCGAATGCGGTTCCCGTGCAGCTCCCCATCGGCGCGGAGGATGGCTTTCGGGGTGTGGTGGACCTGGTGCGCATGAAGTCCATCATCTACCTGGACGACCTCGGAACCCGATCCGATGAGACCGCCATCCCGGGGGATCTGCTGGACCGGGCCCGGGAATACCGGGAGAAGCTGGTGGAGGCTGCCGCGGAGGTCTCGGACGAGGTCATGGTGGCCTACCTGGAGGGGCAGCCCATTCCGGAGCCTCTTCTCAAGCGGGCCCTCCGTCAGGGGACGATTTCCGGGGAGCTCGTCCCCGTGCTGGCGGGCTCCTCCTTCCGAAACAAGGGGGTGCAGCCCCTGTTGGATGCCGTGGTGGACTACCTCCCTTCCCCCCTCGACATCGGCCCCGTGCGGGGCTCCAATCCTCTGACGGGGGAAGTGGAGGAGCGTCCTCCGCACGAGCAGGCTCCCTTTGCGGCCCTCGCCTTCAAGATCATGACGGATCCCTACGTGGGGAAGCTCACATATTTCCGGGTCTACTCTGGGACCCTGAAGGCCGGCAGCTACGTCTTCAATGCCACCAAGGGGATTCGGGAGCGGGTGAGCCGCATCCTCCAGATGCACGCCAACCACCGGGAGGACATCCCGGAGGCCACCGCGGGGAACGTGGTGGCCGCGGTGGGGCTGCGGGTCACCACCACGGGAGACACCCTGTGCGATGAGGCGGCCCCTATTCTGCTCGAGGCCATGCAGTTCCCGGAGCCCGTGATCTCCGTGGCCATCGAGCCGAAGACCAAGGCGGACGCAGACAAGCTTGCCGTCTCCCTCGCCAAACTGGCGGAGGAGGATCCTACCTTCAAGGTGCGGTACGACCCGGAAACCGGACAGACCATCGTCTCGGGCATGGGCGAGCTGCACCTGGAGATCATCACGGACCGCCTGCTGCGGGAGTTCAAGGTGGAAGCCCGGGTGGGCCGGCCCCAGGTGGCCTACAAGGAGACCGTCCGGGTTTCCGCCCGGGGGGAGGGGAAGTTCATCCGGCAGACCGGCGGTCGTGGGCAGTATGGACACGTGATCCTGGACATCGAACCGCTACCGCGCGGAGGGGGGTTCGAGTTCGTGGACCGTACCACGGGCGGGGTGGTGCCCAAGGAGTTCCACAAGGCCATCGAGCAGGGGATCCGGGAGGCCATGGAAACGGGGGTGCTGGCGGGATACCCCGTGGTGGACGTGCGGGCCATCCTCGTGGACGGGTCGTACCATGAGGTGGACTCCTCGGAGCTGGCCTTCAAGATCGCGGGTTCCCTGGCCTTCAAGGACGCCGCCACCAAGGCGGGGTTGGTGCTGCTGGAGCCCATCATGAAGGTGGAGGTGACAACCCCAGAGGCCTACCTGGGGGACGTCCTCAGCGATCTCAACGCCCGCCGCGGCCGCATCCAGTCCATGGAAGAGCGGGCGGGAATGCGGGTCATCACGGCCCTGGTGCCCCTGGCGGAGATGTTCGGATATGCCACGGACCTTCGGTCCATGACCCAGGGGAGGGGCTCGTACACCATGGAGTTCTCCCACTATGAGGAGGTGCCGCCGAACGTGGCGGAGGGCATCGTCCGGGGACGGCCCGTGACCGCGAGAGCCTAG